A stretch of DNA from Takifugu rubripes chromosome 15, fTakRub1.2, whole genome shotgun sequence:
TAACCGGTTACATCAGCTGGTCGGACGTCAATTATTCATTTCTGAGAGTACAGCGACCCCCCGCGTCAAGGACGTATAATTGCACCCTGTAACATAAAAACTGGTCTTTGTTGGGGATTTTTGTTATGGGAAGCGGAaagataaacatttaaaaagtggaGGCCAGTTGTTCAGCTATGATCATAAATATTATTCAAAACAAATCATGTTCTTCCTGTGGTGCCCACATGTCCCAGCACTCAAACTGGACCTGACTGGTGTGACGCCATTTTTTCCCTGTGCACAATAAGCATCAACTGTACCAAAGTCAGTTTTTAAACTAAACCTAAAGTGCTGACAAAACAACTCTAGTGATTCTGACAGCTCTGATGCAGTTGTTGACctgatatttgtgtgtttcgGGATGTCTGCTAGCTTCGCTTAGCTTAGCTCACATCAAATGTAGCCCGTATATTTATAGCCACGAGGTGTAGAGCGACGTTTTATGTGCGTTTAAGTTTATCTGGAAACTTGACATTTACTGGACCAGTTGTATTTCCTAGACTCTAGTtggtccctgaatgcatcactttCGTGCTAGTTACAGTAAACTGGGACTCGTCCGGTCTCACACGAGGCGACCGGTCCGTCAACAAACCGGAAACTCGGAAAATATGGACGCTAGATATCTTCGTTGAATAAAACAGAATTGATTAATTTTGGTCCTCTCAGTCTGCTGTAGATTAAAACTCGTTTGGTTTAAAAGCTCTCCATTCTagaatgtatatattttaaaatatttcaaaaactttttttatattaaatacaatTTATATTAATTTATTGGTAATTTAAAACATTGGCTGCCTTTTTTCATCCATTCGGCTatgtaaaaattaaaatgtcCTTCCAATAATGCCCATTTTCCTCCTTAATTTCTCTGTTGGAGGCTTTTCCCTGCAGTGAATTCACTTTAGTGTTAAATGgcgttttaatgtttaaaatacgTTTGTTAATTTAACTACTGGTGCCGAAGGTAAAAGCTTCCCAAATGTATCGTAAATGTTTTTGAGCCCCGGTGAGAAAGGTCAGCGTGTTGGCTAAAACTCTCAGTAAAACCTAAATCCGATGAAGTTTGGTGGGAGTCCGCCGCTGGGAGAGGCTCGTTGTCTCTCGTCGGTGCCCCTGGAGGCTGCGTCCCGACCCCTTTGTTCAGTCTCGCCGGTGGGTTGAGTCACGGGGAGGCTGAGCTTACCCGACAACCACACTGCTGTCTGCGGTGCAACACCGACAGCGCCGAGCTCAATCTTCCGCCTCTTTTAACCCAAAAACGCAGTTTCTTATGCGCGGCGGTTCCGCGTCGGACCCAGTCTGCCGCCGTCGGCGCTTCTGTTCGGACTCTCTGCGTCCGCGTCGCAGCTGCTCCGGTTATCTTCCTGTAAATGACCCGGCAGGCTAACAGTTAGCCGGCGCCGGTTGTTGCCATCCTCCTCCCGGatccacgctgctgctgctgactctgCCTCCCAGCTTCTGCTCAGCATCCATATTTGCATCCAGGGAGTGGCAGCCGACAACCGCCCTGCTCTCCGCCGACAGACGCAAACTTGGCCGGCTGTCGGACACCCCTCGGGCGGCGGTGATTTTGCGTGAGTATCTCTCATTGATTGTTGAATATTTGGGGTTTTATGGGGGTTTGGAGGGGAGGACGGCGAGTGTGGAGCCACGCTGCCGCAGTCACTACAACAATGGACCAAACCGGCTGCTTCTGTCTGAGCTGCGCGTTTCTCGTCATTTCAGCCGCTTTTCTGGAAAAATACTGACAGAAACGACAAAAACGGACAGAAGAAAGAGCCGAGACTGGATTCTCAGGCCTGATTTCTCACTTCAGCTGCGGGGAAATCATCCCTGTCGACCTGCTGTTGCAGCTAAAACCctatttgatttatttcttctccttttgCTGTGCAGATTGTGGCTGAAATCGGCCCGTTCGCGTAATCCAGCGGTTCCAAAGCCCCAGACAGATGTGCTGGTTATTGAATGCATGAGCGGAATTGTGTCTTCTGGGTGGTTTGGGGCCACGGTTTTGTAGGCCAGGCTCCACTTTGACAGTCTGTGTTGCCTTGTCATGATTTTCTCCATTAACCAGCTGAAATGAGGTGAACTCGCTGCAGCTGTGTTATTGACACACTTCTAGAGCTTCCTGTCCAGATGTTGGTCTTCTTCTACCCAGTCCTGAACCTCCAGTAACACTTAAGGCAACAAGATCCGATTTCGCACTTAAATGCTCCAATTTCACTTTGATCTTTAAAGTTCGAGAGATTTTTGGGAGCCACATTAATGTAAAtgacaagagaagaagagtttGGGACGTTAAATTGCGTCCAACTGTTCACCAGGAAGAAATCCAGCTGCTTTATGACACCTTTCTACTCCTTAAGGTTTCCTTGTTGCTGGTTGAACTCTGTAATTTCCCTGACCAGCAGGTGACGTACAAACGCGTGACGTGGCCTCCGTCTCCGCTCTGTCCTCCTACTCTCAGGGTCATTATGGGATCTGTTTACAGCAACGTTCCCAGTTGAATCCGGCTACGTAGGAGAGAGACAACGGAAAAAAACGACCCTTTTTTAAACAGTTTCCAGATCAACGTGGCTGGTTTACTTGGTTTGGAGGTTTAGCCTCACCTGAGGACATCTGAGACACTGAAAACCAGGACAGTGCTACtccacaccagcagggggcgatagTTTGTGTATGTAGTCCACCACGATGCGAAGACCTGTGCACGTATTTATCATCTTATTGGATGTCAAcgtatttaaatatttaagcaAGCTGACGACAGTTACTCACTTGAGCGGAGGAgttgttagcatttagcaacgACTTTTAACTTGTGAAGAGGATTTCAGCTGAGGAATTATCAGTGAAGGTTCAACAGTTTGGTAAAATATGGGTGATTTCATGTCGAGGTTAAAGTCCTCCGGTGGAGGAACATCACAGGACGGGCTGCGATCATACACGTTATTGATCTGTCATCCTTTAATATCCTGCTTTTATCCCTCCATTAGATGAACATGGAGATCgggagccacctcctccacgtcTAGTCTGTGATCTGTGATCTTCCGCTGGCCCTGGGCTCCGACCTCCTCCGTCCTGCTACTGTAGAAAAAAACATGCTGAAGTCCAGTGGACTGAAAATCCCCGGCCGGGGGCCCAAACATTCCAGCCCGATGGGGAGAACCTCCGCTGGTGGAACGTCCAGCCCCGTCGTCCCTAAAGACAGTAAGGACCCGAGGAGCTAATGTGACTGGTTTGTTCCGTGTCCTCAGCGGAGGTGGTTTCTTCCGTTTGTGTTGGTGACTCAGGAGAACGCAGCTGTGTCTAGTTACGCAGGACGTCTCCGCTACGACCAGTTAGCAtctgaaaaaacaaagatgccTCTGGGTGCGCTAACGAGGGTTCCTGTTGCGGCACGCACCGGGGATTGCGTTAGCATTGTTGCACCACTACCACCGCGCTTAGACGTGTGTTAAGACGTGTGCTCTTCTATCTGCATAGCGGCagcggtttaaaaaaaaaaaaaccctgcctTTAACAGGCTGAAATCAGTTTAGACCCCGTTGTTGTTTATACGAAGAAATCAGTGAATTTCACTGATATGAGCTCTGATCTAGTGTTGCTGTCGGGacgtaaacaggaagttgataactgctaatgctagctgccGCCCGAGGACGACTGGCTGTGGTGTGAAATGCGACGCGGCGGCGCTCCGACTCCTCGCTATCAGGCGTCTGCCTTTggagattaaacaggaagtggtgagatTGGTGAGCGCATGCGTGACTCAGCGTTTTCATCTCCGATCCTTGTGAGAAGGGTGGAAAAGGGCAGAAACTTCCCGGTCAAGCTACCGGGAATCCCGCCGTTAGCTAAAGCGCGCCAGCGTGAACACCTCTTAAATGACTCACAGCTGTTTGCTGGTCCGACTCCACGTGACGGCCTCGACCTCGTTAGTTCTGCTGAATTACATCAGAAGAATGGAGGCCTGTTAGCATCAGAGTGTCCGTGGAGGCTTTTATCTGAGGCAGCTGAAGTGTGTCATGGTTCACGTCCAGGGAGGAATTTGACAGGAGCAACGGGGGAGAGCCGGAACGCAGGAAGTGTTTCCGTTACTGGACCTGAGAGGCGCCGTCAGCAGCCACATTTCGCTGCATCCTCCCGCtggatcgccccccccccctttaatctGAGCAGaagctctttttttctctccacctgTGACGCTGCAGATTCTGAAATGATCCTGAACTGCTCTGCTCAGCAGATTAACAGTTGATCTCCTCCGGTTGCTCGTGGGCCTGTGGGAATGCGTGTTTGTTGCTCTTCCCTGCTGATTTATGAGGTCATCCACTCACATCCTGTTTGGAGATCCACAGCGATGACGCTCACTTTTGCTTCCTGGTTCCTCTGACTGGCGGGATTATTTTCCCAACCCtcgtcacttttttttttgctccgaTCCACAAACAAACTCAGAATTTAACCTGGTTTTCTCCGCTCGCTGCGTAAAGCAGCCGACCGAGGGAGGAACCGGCTTCTCCAGAGGGTTATTTTCATCTGAACGGCCTCCTGACCTCAGAGCCTGACCTCAGGCTCCTGGTTGTTGGTTTTGGCTGGAAGGCTGGTGGTGGGAGGCCTCCGTGTCTGGAGCTTGGCAGAGTTTAGTGAATTAAAGGAGTGAAAACAACAAGGAGCCAGTtagaagaagctgctggaagCTTCTTCTAGCTCCCGTCTGGTCCCACTGTGTTGCTGCCTCAGAGTTTCTGACTTTAATACTGTCTTTGCTGAGCTAATACGAGGCTAACTGCAGCTGTGCTAACAGAACTTAGTATGGGAAGATCTGTAAGTGCGTGCAGAACGTTGATGTAATCACAGCTGTCCTgccgcctgggggggggggggggggatctttaCCTGGATCGTGATCTTTTAAAAACGACCCTCTGTTGTTCAGAGACACAGAATCAGCCTCACGATGGACCCTGCAAACATCATGAATGAACAGTCCAAACGGAGAGACGAGGGGTGAGACGAGGGGTGAGACGAGGGGTGACGgggtgagctggggggggggggcagctctggAGGCCTCATTGTGCAGCCCTGATGAATGGTGGGATTCAGATGGTGGTGGGAGGTGTCCGTGCACAATAGTCCAAGTAAGGGTTGCGTGTTCCCCTCGCTCGACCGTTGCCCCGGCAACCCAAATCATGGGTcggttcaggtttttttttaaaatacctcCCCGCGTCCGCCGGCCAGGATCACAAGTTGCTGCGGCTGAGGCGGCGCTCTGCACAAAACGACGCTTGTTTTGTGTCTGAGCTCGCCGCTCCTGTAGCCGCTCCTGTAGCTGCGTATCAGAAAATACGGATTGCGGTTAAAAATAAGCACAAAGCACTGAAATAGTTCAAACGAGACATTTATCAAACCGGAGAGGCTCCTCCAGCTACATCAGACGCTGGCACAGTTTAAAACTAACCCAGATAAGCCTTCCACCCCCGGTGGCGATTCTAGGTACTGCATGACACCCTTAAACCAGAGTCAAATCGGCTTCAGACGTCTCGTTAGCGTGATTGTTCTGGGCTACATCTGCATTACTGCTGCTGTGGGTGGAAGTAATGATACAGCTGTGCATCCAGCTGCAGGGAGCATCGCAAACAGGTCAGAGCCAGACAAGGTTACCCGCGATGCTAATGCACCATGACAGCGCACCCCGGAGTTAACCAGTGACCCGTTTACTCCTGTTATGATTATCAATAGCTTTTTGACTGACCGATGCGACCACTTCCTCTTCCGATAAGTTGGCAGGGATAAAATCAGTTCcagttttcatttcaaaataaaagtttttacTCTCGGTGAAAACGCACGCCGGTGGAACCTGACAGTTAGCGTAATTAGCTTTAGCCAGCGCAAACAGTTCAGCCACCGCCGATGAGGCTGCGTCCTACGGAAAAACTCACATTTATTCCAAAACCTCATCTGCGAGGGCCCCAAAAATGAGCAGTTTTCTCTTGAAAAGCCCCTTCTGAAGCGGCATTTGCTGCCAAACGCGTCTCACATGGCAGCATATGGGAGCAATTGAGGCAGAAAGTCCGACCAATGAGGCCTGCGGCGCCCCGGGCGCTCTCCGAGGGTGTCGGCGAGCCGATCCTGGCATCCGCCGTCCCCGCACACAAACGCAGGCTTTTGCTGGCAGCACGGTGCAGCAGACCGCATGCTAATGCTGCCTGCTCCGTTTAGAGGCCGCGGCggtggaggaaaacaaagatcaTCTATCGGGCTAACGGGCACCTTCACAGGCGGCGTGATCGCCGGCCCGTCTCTGACCCAGATGAAGAGGAATGGACGTGATGAACTGATGAGACTTTTCCCCCaccgttatttatttatttgtgtgtgtgtgtgtttctgcaggttgtCCCCTCAAACCCACAACTCCCACCAAACTCTCCGAAGAGGGCGACGACATTTTAGGGGATTACGCCGTCGGCGAGCAGGTCTGGGTCAACGGCGTCAAACCGGGGGTTATAGCGTACCTGGGGGAGACCCAGTTCGCCCCTGGACAGTGGGCGGGGGTGATACTCAACGACCTAGTTGGCAAAAATGACGGCTCAGTGGGAGGAGTGCGCTACTTTGAGTGCCAGCCCCTCCAGGGCATCTTCACCCGGCCCTCCAAGCTCACCCGGCAGCCCATCGGCGAGGGGAGCGACAGCCAGTCCACGGAATCATTGTCGGTTCAGAATCAGGCTCAacagggcggcggcggcggcggcgtccccCCCGGCCAACGGGTGGTGGTGCCCCTCAGAGAGGGTCTGCTGAACAGCGCGGTGAAGACGGGAAACGAGTCGGGGTCCAACATGTCCGACAGCGGCTCGGTGAAGAAGGGTGGCGACAAAGACCTTCGTGTTGGAGATCGAGTTCTGGTGAGTCGAACAGCCCAAAATCTCTGGGATCAACGTAGAACGAACACGCCGGCATGACGTCGCCACCGGCCTCGAAGTTACAGGCGCTTCCCGCCATTGAGCTAagctgttagcgttagctaacGATGCTCCCGAGGTTGGAACGCGACAGCGCCGCAGTTTAGCCGGCAGCGTCCCCAGATAATCACGTAGAAGCTTTAATCTTCGGCACACGGGATGATTTTACCTTCCCCCTGAATGTCCAGCGTCACCGTTTTTGTCCGCCAATCTCCCGCCGAGGGTCACGTTTCTGTCCATTACTGACGGACGCCGGGGACGGTTACATCAGATCCTCCTGGAGGGTCAATAAAATCACTCTGGGTCACTTTCAGCACTTAAGAGCCGAGACGCCGTCGCTGACACATTGATCTGTTTCCAAAAGCCGAGTCCCTGTGATCCATCTGTGCTCCTGCTGGCGGCGCCTCCGGAACAAACGCCGTCCCGTCTGTACGTTGGCTGTACGGTCACGCACGGAAGAACGGCGCCCTCGGGAGAGCGTTGGCGAGCAAGAGGAGGTTCTCAGAGGACGCTTGTTTGACCTTGGCACGCCTTTGACCTGGCGGCGTGGAAACTCCGCCCTGGCGTGCAACCGGAGGCGGTAATCAGAGAGCTGATGGCGTTTGGATCTGCTGTGAAAGCAGATCTCCTGTGGATCATAGTGTGAAGGATCCTGAGAGCTGGTTCAGCGGGTGGCAGACAGGGGGCGCCGTTCTGGGACAAACCTTCACCTCAGATCCATCAGGATCTTCCCCTCATATACACGATGTCATTCTTGAAGTTCTGTTCAGCACAGCGGAgccactggttccactggttccactggtgccAAGTGGATCAGCTGCCGTCCGTGAGATCATTATTTCAGTCCGGACCGGCGTCATCCAGCCAGCCGGAACGCCGTTTCTGCCTCCGAGGAAGATGGGACGGAGCCCAAACATCTGCGGATCAAAGGAGATTAAAGTCTCTCCTCACGTTAATGAACCTGAGCTCCAGACGGACTTTTGATCCCATTTTTAATCTGAATGTTTTAATCTGACTCAAATTTCCCCAGTAAACTGaaacacgagtgtgtgtgtgtgtgtgtgtgtgtgtgttcaggtcggCGGCTCCAAGATGGGAGTCATACGCTACATAGGGGAGACCGACTTCGCCAAGGGGGAGTGGTGCGGCGTGGAGCTGGACGAGCCGCTGGGCAAGAACGACGGGGCGGTCGCTGGGACCAGGTAAACACACGCCTGTTTTTccacctttgtgaggactcccGCTCCAGGACGACCTCCCGGAGCCGTTGCCGACCTCGATGAGCCTCAGCTTTTCCTCGCCGTCTCTCTCAGATACTTTCAGTGTCTTCCCAAGTTCGGCCTGTTCGCTCCCGTCCACAAGGTGATCCGCATCGGCTTCCCCTCCACCAGCCCGGCCAAGGCCAAGAAGAGCAAGAGGATGGCCATGGGGGTGTCGTCGCTGGCCCACAGCCCCAGCAGCTCGTCCATCAGCTCCGTCAGCTCGGTGGCGTCCTCCGTGAGCGGGCGGCCGAGCCGAGCCGGCCTGGTGAGAGAGCTTTTGTTCCTCAGCAACAATTATGAACCCTGAatgttgtttcttcttcttttaaaccAAACAAAGGCAGTTCTCCATACAAAACACAAAGATACGTACAGATGACGTACGAGTACGTAATATTCCTGAAACACTACCCGCCTACCAACATTTATTTCTTGATTCTGTCATTAAATCAAAGAGGAGACGCCGCAGATCAGAGCAAAGCTGTCAAAtgccgccatctagtggccaaagACGAGTGATGCGCCTGTTATGTGTGGACAGGGCAGATCACGTTTAGGCTGGATCTTTAAATATGTCTGACCGTGGAATCACCTCCACATCAACAAGAAATAATCACGTTTGACGTTTCTTCTTCTCAGCTGACGGAGACGTCGTCACGCTACGCTCGTAAGATCTCTGGCACCACGGCGCTGCAGGAAGCcctgaaggagaagcagcaaCACATCGAGCAGCTGCTGGTCGAGCGCGACCTGGAGCGGGCCGAGATGGCCAAGGCCACCAGCCGCAtcgtggaggtggagaaggaccTGAGCGTCCTGAAGACGCAGCACGTACAGGTGAAACAGAGAGGACGTGAAGGCGTGAGCGGCGGTGTCCTAAATGTAAACGCGTGTGTCCTCCACAGTACGTCGCAGAGAACGAGAACAACCTCCTGCAGGTCCGAGGTGTGTTGGCCAGCGCTCAGAAAGACAAGCAGGAACTGGCCAAtcagctggaagaggagaaaaggtgcGCGTGACATCACAGTGAAACTTTAAAGATCGCCTTGGGTGTGTTGTCTCCCCCTGGCGTTCACTCATGGTACTGCACTGTTCTCCAGGAAAGTGGAGGATCTGCAGTTCAGAGTGGAGGAGGAATCCATCACCAAAGGAGACCTGGAGGTACTGATCTTCATTATTGATCACTCAACAAGATCTATAGTGGAATAAAATGCCTTCAGTTCTCTCCTAAAGGTGCAGACGCTCAACGATCTTCACGGGTTTTTTTCAGTAAACCTGAATTTAAGATTTGTATCAAATGATGCTGCAGGTGTGATTTAACAAAACTAAAAGTTCTCCAACTGGACGGCGTCGGGGCTGTAATCTCCTGCGGCGCTCGTCCTCAAAACGAGGACGTTTGTATTCCCAGGTTAGGGCAGCGTAAATTGTGGAACGTTTGCAGTAAGATCTGCTTCTGCCAACAGGGACGAGGTTCTAATGAGGCGGGTTCCGTGAGGTGGGGTCAGAGAACCAAGGTGACCAAAGCAAACGGGTTTGATCTTGATGTGCTGACGACCTGTCCTTGACCTTGAGGACATTAACCTTGCATCCTCGCTCTTCTCTCTGGTGTGTCGTGCTCTTCGGGAGCCAGTGAGGAACTCTGGTGGATTCTTCTCCCAGAGGACTGAACTGATCACATGATCtcgctctccttctcttcttctctgactCGTCCATGAGTGTTTGGACTTTTAGCTTCTCAACGTTTGCTCTGCTTGTAGATGACCAGAGAatgactcctctcctctcactcctctgCACGTTCTGAGCGTCGCAGGTGTTTGGACAGTGACGCGCCAAACCGTCGCCTGGTTCTTTAGGTTATCCTCTCTGGCGCCGCCTGACCTGTGACCCCGTGACCACTACTTCCTGTTGCGCAGCAATGTCgtctccatccccccccccacccccgattGGCTGAACAGCGCAGCAGGAAGGTTGAAGGTTCAAACGTTTTCGGGCCGTTTCCCACCTGAGGTGTCGCAGGAACGAGGGCGTGAATGCTGCGGCGTTCCGGTGGGCGTGGCCTAGATCGCGCTGGACGCGAGGGCCGGGACGCTCCCGCAGGTGTGCGGTCCTCGGCTCTGGTGCGGGACGCGGCGCGGTCTCAGGCGTGAGGAGCCGGAGCGGGTCACTGTCCACATACGCGGCGCCGCGTTTAGACGTTCTCcgccttcctcctctgcttccgcCTTCTGACGTCAGAATTGTTCTGCTCCGCCGGCCGTGTCCAACCTTCCATGAccactcttcttctctcctgagCAGCAAACCacagtggaggagcagagccgcatcatccagctggaggaggagctcggcctcCGTAAAGCCGAGATCCAGAAGCTTCAGGCCCGACTCGGAGGAGCCGACGCCCAGTCGGAGTCTGTCCGCCGTGAGCCGATGAAGGAGAGCGGCGAGCTTGGAGAACAGCGGGAGACGGCCCTGGCGAGCCAGCGGGAGGTGGAGGCGCTGAAGGTGACGGTGGAGAGCAAGAACCAGGAGATCAGTGACATGAAGCTGAAAATCCAGCAGGTCTCCAaggaaaacatggaaatgaTGGACATGTGGAAGGtatctgctcttcttctgcctGATTTTAGGGaaagatggagaagaaaagcatctcctccgccccctgctggcggctgCAGACTCAGTTTAGGCCAGACTTGGTTCTTCTCAACACTATTCCATCAGATCCACCTGGTTTACTCTGATAaccttctccctcctcaggGTAAATTTGAAACTTTGGTGAGCGACCATCAGCGATccatggaggagctgaaggtcaCTCTGAACAGCAGCCCCACGACACCGGCTGGCCAGGAGCCGGACGCCCAGGAGCTGAAGGCCACCCTGGAGGCCCTCAAGATGGAACATCAGCTGGAGATGGAGAACCTGAAGGCCAAGCACAAGATTGAAGCGGCCCTGCTGACCAAAGAACGAGAAGACCTCAGCACTCGTCttcaggagctgaaggagcagctggctgATCCCAACCAGGCTCGGAGGTCCGAACCAGAAGCCAGGAGCGGGAACCAAGCCCTGGAGGAGGTCAGCGAGAAGCTTCAGAAGGCCGAGCGAAGAGCCGCGGAGGCGGAGCAAGTGGAGGCGGAGCTGCGGCAGAAGCTGGAGCTTTCAGAGAAGAAGATGGTGGACTACGGGTCCCTGCAGAAGGCCCAGAGGGAGAGCCAGGAGGAGATCCAGAAACTGGAAGAGAAGCTGAGGGTGACGGCAAACCAGCTGCAGGCCGTCCAGGCCGACCGCTACAGCTCCCAGGACGCTAACGTGAGAACCGACCAATCGGGAAGCGGCTTCGAGTGCGGCCGACCTTCTAACGGCTCGTCTCTTCTCCAGGTGATAGAGGACAACGAAGtctcagaggagaagatgaagctcAAGCAGAGCGTAGAAGGTATTGTCATGGCTACCGGTACcagggagggggcggagtcaccGGGGAGGCCGCGTCACCGCCGCCCTCGTTGATCATTTCTCTTGTCGCAGAAACGATGGAGAAGTTGCAGAAGCGGGAGAAGGAGGTCTCGGCTCTCACGTCTCAGGTTGAAGGCCTCAAATCCCAGCTGGCAGGTAAACGCCGTGATGTCATCGGTCACCTGACCTTCTGACAGGCCTCACCAACGCCGCTGTGCTTCTCAGTTCTGGAGGGGAAAGTTCGCTCTGGGGAGAAGAAGGCCGAAGCGCTGGCGAAGGAGAAGGTACGCATGGAGGCGGAGCTGGAATCCATGACCAGGAAGTCCCATGATGCCTCTGGGCAGCTGGTCCACATcagccaggagctgctgaagaaagAGAGGTACGGAGACGCTGGCTAGCGCTGGCTAACACGCtaacctctgcagctctgatggaacTTCTGGTTCTTCTGAAACCAGGAGTCTGAACGAGCTGAGggtgctggtgatggagtccaagCGCCACTCGCGGGAGCTGGAGAAAGACCTGGCCAGAGACGTCCACAAGGCCGAGTGGAAGATGAAGGAGCAGAAGCTCGAGGACGACATCAAGACGCTGCgcgagaagctgctgctgctggtgagcGTCTGCATTTGTTCTCCGCTGTTCTTTTAGACCACGTTTGTGCCTCCGAACCAGAAGCCGaaacgcatcacttcctgcctccaggATCGAGAGAGGTCTTCTCCTGACCACCGGCGCTACTCCATGTTGGAGCCGTCAGCGCTGGATTCGGAGATGAGCCGCCTGCGCCAGCGTCTGCTCAGCACCGAGGACGCCCTGAGGAACGCCTTAGAACACAACCAGCAGGTGGACCAGCTGGTCCAGGCCATGAGGAGACACCCAGAAAAGAGCCCGGTAACGCTGGCGGGTGGCTGGAAAAACACGGAAGGACGATCCACTCACATCCCattcatgctaagctaacacaCGCTAGCTGTTTTTGCGTTTACAATGCTAATGTTTTCGCGTTTACAATGCTAATGTCGTCACACGGTTGATTGCAGCGCATTAAAACATTTGTTCACCGTTCCTGCATTGTAGCGTCGCTGCCATAATTGTGGCTAAATCCGGCTAACGCTTGTTTTCAGGTGCGCGGCGCGAACTCCGCTAACGGGATCCATCACCAGGAGA
This window harbors:
- the LOC101067176 gene encoding CAP-Gly domain-containing linker protein 2 isoform X2 — encoded protein: MLKSSGLKIPGRGPKHSSPMGRTSAGGTSSPVVPKDSCPLKPTTPTKLSEEGDDILGDYAVGEQVWVNGVKPGVIAYLGETQFAPGQWAGVILNDLVGKNDGSVGGVRYFECQPLQGIFTRPSKLTRQPIGEGSDSQSTESLSVQNQAQQGGGGGGVPPGQRVVVPLREGLLNSAVKTGNESGSNMSDSGSVKKGGDKDLRVGDRVLVGGSKMGVIRYIGETDFAKGEWCGVELDEPLGKNDGAVAGTRYFQCLPKFGLFAPVHKVIRIGFPSTSPAKAKKSKRMAMGVSSLAHSPSSSSISSVSSVASSVSGRPSRAGLLTETSSRYARKISGTTALQEALKEKQQHIEQLLVERDLERAEMAKATSRIVEVEKDLSVLKTQHVQYVAENENNLLQVRGVLASAQKDKQELANQLEEEKRKVEDLQFRVEEESITKGDLEGRGSNEAGSVRWGQRTKQTTVEEQSRIIQLEEELGLRKAEIQKLQARLGGADAQSESVRREPMKESGELGEQRETALASQREVEALKVTVESKNQEISDMKLKIQQVSKENMEMMDMWKGKFETLVSDHQRSMEELKVTLNSSPTTPAGQEPDAQELKATLEALKMEHQLEMENLKAKHKIEAALLTKEREDLSTRLQELKEQLADPNQARRSEPEARSGNQALEEVSEKLQKAERRAAEAEQVEAELRQKLELSEKKMVDYGSLQKAQRESQEEIQKLEEKLRVTANQLQAVQADRYSSQDANVIEDNEVSEEKMKLKQSVEETMEKLQKREKEVSALTSQVEGLKSQLAVLEGKVRSGEKKAEALAKEKVRMEAELESMTRKSHDASGQLVHISQELLKKERSLNELRVLVMESKRHSRELEKDLARDVHKAEWKMKEQKLEDDIKTLREKLLLLDRERSSPDHRRYSMLEPSALDSEMSRLRQRLLSTEDALRNALEHNQQVDQLVQAMRRHPEKSPVRGANSANGIHHQETDGPREEQH
- the LOC101067176 gene encoding CAP-Gly domain-containing linker protein 2 isoform X3, whose amino-acid sequence is MLKSSGLKIPGRGPKHSSPMGRTSAGGTSSPVVPKDSCPLKPTTPTKLSEEGDDILGDYAVGEQVWVNGVKPGVIAYLGETQFAPGQWAGVILNDLVGKNDGSVGGVRYFECQPLQGIFTRPSKLTRQPIGEGSDSQSTESLSVQNQAQQGGGGGGVPPGQRVVVPLREGLLNSAVKTGNESGSNMSDSGSVKKGGDKDLRVGDRVLVGGSKMGVIRYIGETDFAKGEWCGVELDEPLGKNDGAVAGTRYFQCLPKFGLFAPVHKVIRIGFPSTSPAKAKKSKRMAMGVSSLAHSPSSSSISSVSSVASSVSGRPSRAGLLTETSSRYARKISGTTALQEALKEKQQHIEQLLVERDLERAEMAKATSRIVEVEKDLSVLKTQHVQYVAENENNLLQVRGVLASAQKDKQELANQLEEEKRKVEDLQFRVEEESITKGDLEQTTVEEQSRIIQLEEELGLRKAEIQKLQARLGGADAQSESVRREPMKESGELGEQRETALASQREVEALKVTVESKNQEISDMKLKIQQVSKENMEMMDMWKGKFETLVSDHQRSMEELKVTLNSSPTTPAGQEPDAQELKATLEALKMEHQLEMENLKAKHKIEAALLTKEREDLSTRLQELKEQLADPNQARRSEPEARSGNQALEEVSEKLQKAERRAAEAEQVEAELRQKLELSEKKMVDYGSLQKAQRESQEEIQKLEEKLRVTANQLQAVQADRYSSQDANVIEDNEVSEEKMKLKQSVEETMEKLQKREKEVSALTSQVEGLKSQLAVLEGKVRSGEKKAEALAKEKVRMEAELESMTRKSHDASGQLVHISQELLKKERSLNELRVLVMESKRHSRELEKDLARDVHKAEWKMKEQKLEDDIKTLREKLLLLDRERSSPDHRRYSMLEPSALDSEMSRLRQRLLSTEDALRNALEHNQQVDQLVQAMRRHPEKSPVRGANSANGIHHQETDGPREVGAALM